A stretch of DNA from Oryza brachyantha chromosome 9, ObraRS2, whole genome shotgun sequence:
CGATCCTTGTATAAATGTTGTTCTTGAAAATGAACGACACAGTTTTCTTCCAAACATCATATACAAGAAACTAATGCATATGCACTCTtcctcatttttcttttggcgAGGAGATGCATGTGTACTCATGCAATGTTACAGAGGTCGACTATAATGCTTTTTATCGATGGAATTCTACCATCGGTATTATTGTCAGTAGAAAAATCTCAACCGCTGATTTAGAGTTCTATTACCACTAAAAAATACTCTAGTATCAGTGTTTAACATGTAGCTAACGTAGTTGTATAAACACTGATCTAttggattagaaaaaataaatgatctaAATTAGTTTTACTATCAGTGAAGAGTATTATTTCTAGTATTATATAACACCTGACTACTATATTACCTGAGTAATTTGCATAGGTAGTTTCAGAGGATTAGGCTTTAGATGAAGCCaattaataaactaatttgatATCAGGGGTTCAGAGTTAAAATGCCCACTATTAGGTACACAGAAGTCAAAAGGAATAATACATCGTGAGATGAGACGACAATTGAAGTTTGTAAAGGAGAATTTCTTGATGTGACTATCTAACCGTAGAACAACTGAACAAATAATAGCAGGATTTTTGCCGTTTGTCTCCTTTCGCAGGTAGTAGTATCTGAAACTGAAGTTGTTGCTGCAGAAAAAAGAATGCGACCTGATCAACCAATAATCCACTCGAACTTATATAAATCCATGTCCATTTGGCCAAACAGAGGGATTGAAGGACTCAACCAATCAGAATGTTAGGTCTCTTTAGATTTGGAGTATGGTTACTATGTATTCTGCTTGAACTTGTATATGCATTATTCTGAAATTTAGTTTCACAGAAACTCAGTAATTGCGATAGAAAGCAACATATATCCAGTTCATAAAACTGTTATAAATATCCAACCTAGGTAAGATAATGTATTACAGTTTTTCACTGTCATGAATGGTTACGCTTTTGCTATAAATCACTCgagtattttttctataaatcaCTCGgatgtaaatatatttataaagcaACTAGTATATAATTCTAAGGTATCACAGTTTATTAGTACGAGACTTACATGTTAGTTATATATTGGTTACATTTGTAACTAGTTAAATTGTAGTCAATTATACTAAAGTTACATTCATGCAATGGTAAGGAAGAATCGCTGCCGGGATATATACCCACTTTAAACGTCTGTCAAAAAGTCAGCGGAGTCATTTATTGAGGGTTATTTTGgggtttctttaaaaaaatcaaacaacatatttgcaaaaagaaaataacttacgaataaaacttttatgtatgtgtttataacaatttaaaagtcaaaactagaaaataaactgcaataaaaaaaccttaaaagtAATTCcatatttaagattaaaaatttaaattttaacttatttataagtataaacaaaagccaCAAAATAGGGTGCCACAAAATAGGGTGTAAATATGAATGAAGTATATCACTATTCACTACATATATTGttcttggttttttattttgtttttttttcgggCTATCTATGTTGTTCGGTATATTATAGTATGTTTGAAGAGATTTGCTCGgatccaataaaaagtatctcaagatatcaaATCATCTTTCATTGTTGAATCTACTCAGTGCGCTGTTAGATTCAACGATCAGAAAGGATTTAGTATCGTGaaataccggtacctcgaggtacttttaaTTACTTTATGTTAGACCTTCATTGTTGAATCTACTCAGTGCGCTGTTAGATTCAACGATCAGAAAGGATTTAGTATCGTGaaataccggtacctcgaggtacttttaattactttatgttagaccgtaaaattgctaatgcttgaaacttaaaaatagatgtGGTTGCTCTGCTTCGAGTTGCATCGCATTGCTCATTTCCGTTTGTGCTGCCCTGCAGCGACGTCGAACTCGTCGGCTCTCAGCGTCGTGCACCAGCACGGCCCGTGCTCGCCGCTTCATgcccgtcgcggcggcgcgccgtctCACGTCGAGATCCTGGAACGCGACCAGGCCAGGGTCAACTCCATCCACCGcaaggtcgccgccgccggcgcgtccGTGGTCGACCCGGCACGCGCCTCGAAGGGCGTGTCCCTGCCGGCGCAGAGGGGCATCTCCCTTGGCACCGGCAACTACATCGTGTCCGTGGGGCTCGGAACGCCGGCGAAGCAGTACTCGGTGGTGTTCGACACCGGCAGCGACCTGTCGTGGGTGCAGTGCACGCCGTGCAGCGACTGCTACCAGCAGAACGACCCGCTGTTCGACCCGGCGCAGTCGTCGACGTACGCCGCCGTGCCCTGCGGCGCGCAGGAGTGCCAGGAGCTCGACTCGGGGACCTGCTCGTCGAACAAGTGCCGGTACGAGGTCGCGTACGGCGACCAGTCGCAGACCGACGGCAACCTCGTGCGTGACACGCTCACGCTGTCGGCGTCCGCCAAGCTCCCGGGCTTCGTCTTCGGCTGCGGCGACTCCAACACCGGGCTGTTCGGCCAGGCCGACGGGCTCTTCGGCCTTGGCCGCGAGAAGGTGTCGCTGGCGTCGCAGGGGGCGCCCAACTACGGGCCGGGCTTCACCTACTGcctgccgtcgtcgtcgagcggCAACGGGTACCTGTCCCTCGgcgacgccgcgccggcgaACGCGCAGTTCACGGCGATGGTGACCAACAGCGACAACCCGTCGTTCTACTACCTCAACCTCGTCGGCATCAAGGTTGGCGGCCGGGAGATAAGGGTCCCCACGACGGTGTTCTCGACGGCGGGGGGCACGGTGATCGACTCCGGCACGGTGATCACCCGCCTCCCGCCGCGCGCCTACGCGGCGCTCCGGTCGGCGTTCGCGCGGTACATGGGGCAGTACAAGAAGGCCCCCGCGCTGTCCATCCTCGACACGTGCTACGACTTCACCGGCCACGCGACAGCGCAGATCCCCAAGGTGGCGCTGCTGTTCGAAGGCGGCGCCACCATGAGCCTCGACTTCACCGGCGTGCTGTACGTGTCGCAGGTGTCGCAGGCGTGCCTGGCGTTCGCGTccaacggcgacgacacgTCCATCGCCATCCTCGGCAACACGCAGCAGAAGACGTTCGCCGTCGCGTACGACGTCGCCAACCAGAGGATCGGGTTCGGCGCCAATGGATGCCGCTGATAGCTGGGGGGTTCGGCTGCTCGTTTGATTGGCTAGTATATACAAGAAAGAATCCAAGATGATGGAAACTGATCTTAATTTTGTTGCAGTGATACGAAAATGGAATGACTGAATAAATAAGAAGATCATCAATGGTGACATGTACGAAGCTGGAAACTCTTATTTTTGGATGCAAAACAGTATTTGGAGCTGTTAATTGACAGTGATTTACACATTATTTCatgctttatttttcatcactCTGAAAGTCTGAAAAGCGAACACTACACAAGAGAGGCATACAGCTTACGTAGTGAAAGCCTTGCTACGGGTTTATGGCACACCATGGCGATTGATGGCGTCGGTGGCGGTGCCGACatcaccgccggcgacggcgccccCTTGGTCACGCTGTGGCTGGCGCTTGCCGGTGGGGACGGCGGTGCCGGGGACGGTGGGGGCGTcggtgccggtgccgccgTGGGGGACGTCGGAGACGGGGAGGTGGCCGCGGGCGCCGTAGGCGCGCAGCTTGTAGTCCTCCAGGCCGTCGTCCTTCTTGTACTGCACGTACGGGCTGGTCTCCAGCGGCAGCTGCACcgtgtcgccggcgagcttccgctcctcctgctgctgctgccgcctctcCTTGCTCGCCTCCATTGCGAATTCTCTCTTCTCGATCTGCAACTGCAACCCTTTCACCCTACTCTGGTTAGCTACTTGACCTGCAGCTGTAGTATCCAACACTGTTTATATGGATATAGATATGGGACGTTGGACTTGCTTTTGGCCTACTAGCAGGATC
This window harbors:
- the LOC102701203 gene encoding uncharacterized protein LOC102701203, giving the protein MEASKERRQQQQEERKLAGDTVQLPLETSPYVQYKKDDGLEDYKLRAYGARGHLPVSDVPHGGTGTDAPTVPGTAVPTGKRQPQRDQGGAVAGGDVGTATDAINRHGVP
- the LOC102705004 gene encoding aspartyl protease family protein At5g10770-like, whose protein sequence is MASSPLRQCSLVRGRAFALLAVAALAVVTAPRRIGGAAAPAARTNDPNWHVFRVSSLLPSPACTASKATSNSSALSVVHQHGPCSPLHARRGGAPSHVEILERDQARVNSIHRKVAAAGASVVDPARASKGVSLPAQRGISLGTGNYIVSVGLGTPAKQYSVVFDTGSDLSWVQCTPCSDCYQQNDPLFDPAQSSTYAAVPCGAQECQELDSGTCSSNKCRYEVAYGDQSQTDGNLVRDTLTLSASAKLPGFVFGCGDSNTGLFGQADGLFGLGREKVSLASQGAPNYGPGFTYCLPSSSSGNGYLSLGDAAPANAQFTAMVTNSDNPSFYYLNLVGIKVGGREIRVPTTVFSTAGGTVIDSGTVITRLPPRAYAALRSAFARYMGQYKKAPALSILDTCYDFTGHATAQIPKVALLFEGGATMSLDFTGVLYVSQVSQACLAFASNGDDTSIAILGNTQQKTFAVAYDVANQRIGFGANGCR